In Phenylobacterium zucineum HLK1, one DNA window encodes the following:
- a CDS encoding GntR family transcriptional regulator: MADAVERAYRTIRDGIMNGLYPQGAHITAQDLAAASGLSRTPVREAMRRLQSEGLIVIYPNRGAFVASWNERDIHKIYDLRVLLEGYAAEAAALEADEAAVAELTRLAREMADAVERQDADVVDQVAQINSDFHRLVIAAAANPRLDVALASIVEVPLVLRTFRRYSLEEMRRSAAQHLELVAAIAARDGVWARSVMTSHILSGRNALLRSFATEAASQAQAAPDRAAG, from the coding sequence ATGGCGGATGCGGTTGAGCGGGCCTATCGGACCATTCGCGACGGCATCATGAACGGGCTGTACCCCCAGGGGGCGCACATCACCGCGCAGGACCTGGCGGCGGCGAGCGGGCTTTCCCGCACTCCCGTGCGGGAGGCGATGCGGCGGCTGCAGTCGGAAGGTCTCATCGTGATCTACCCGAACCGCGGCGCCTTCGTCGCCAGCTGGAACGAACGGGACATCCACAAGATCTACGACCTGCGGGTCCTGCTGGAGGGGTACGCCGCCGAAGCCGCCGCGCTCGAGGCGGACGAGGCCGCCGTCGCCGAGCTGACGCGCCTCGCGCGCGAAATGGCCGACGCGGTCGAGCGCCAGGACGCCGACGTGGTCGACCAGGTGGCGCAGATCAACAGCGACTTCCACCGGCTGGTGATCGCCGCCGCCGCCAACCCCCGCCTGGATGTGGCCCTCGCCTCGATCGTGGAGGTGCCGCTCGTGCTGCGCACCTTCCGCCGCTACAGCCTCGAGGAGATGCGCCGCAGCGCCGCCCAGCACCTGGAGCTCGTCGCCGCCATCGCGGCGCGGGACGGCGTCTGGGCCCGCAGCGTGATGACCAGCCACATCCTCTCGGGCCGCAACGCGCTGCTTCGCTCGTTCGCCACCGAGGCGGCCTCGCAGGCCCAGGCCGCGCCGGATAGGGCGGCCGGATAG
- a CDS encoding spinster family MFS transporter → MRDMPSGAVEGQPYPSPAYAYYSVGVLMLAYIFAFVDRIALGLVVDPIRRDLGLTDTQVSALAGLAFVVCFVIFSFPFGRWVDRRARPPALTLGISVWSLAMAGCGLATNFWQLFVGRMLVGVGEAAVNPVAYSTIPDSFPPHRRGFAMGIYASGASIGGGFAVYLGSLILAWAEIAQPSLPIVGPLAPWQALFIGLGLPGLLVALLVRFTLRDPPRRGQSAAPVASRDVTAYFLEHRTLFILMFLGFSGFAISNYAFTVWGPTYFMRVHEMSVARVGLLMGLGYAIFGTIGVLLGGAWADRVRKAGDPVAPIWVALWIAGLQAPFFLGAYLSPDATVALVLFCAGMLTACMIGGLQGAMVQVLTPNRMRGQAGAVYLTVVNVLGLGVAPTATAAMTDYVFGGPEHIGKSLAATTAGALGLAALLLVIGMRLARARARAVADEEAKTLF, encoded by the coding sequence ATGCGGGATATGCCGTCGGGGGCCGTCGAGGGGCAGCCGTATCCGTCGCCAGCCTACGCCTATTACAGCGTGGGCGTCCTGATGCTCGCCTACATCTTCGCGTTCGTGGACCGGATCGCGCTCGGCCTGGTGGTCGATCCCATCCGCCGCGACCTGGGCCTGACCGACACGCAGGTCAGCGCGCTGGCGGGCCTCGCGTTCGTGGTCTGCTTCGTGATCTTCTCGTTCCCGTTCGGCCGCTGGGTGGACCGCCGCGCGCGGCCGCCAGCCCTCACGCTCGGGATCAGCGTCTGGAGCCTGGCCATGGCGGGCTGCGGCCTGGCCACCAACTTCTGGCAGCTGTTCGTCGGGCGCATGCTGGTCGGCGTTGGCGAGGCGGCGGTCAATCCGGTCGCCTATTCGACGATCCCCGACAGCTTCCCGCCGCACCGCCGGGGCTTCGCGATGGGGATCTACGCCTCGGGCGCGTCGATCGGCGGCGGGTTCGCCGTCTATCTCGGTAGCCTCATCCTGGCCTGGGCCGAGATCGCCCAGCCGTCCCTGCCGATCGTGGGGCCGCTGGCGCCGTGGCAGGCGCTGTTCATCGGCCTTGGCCTGCCGGGTCTGCTGGTGGCCCTCCTGGTGCGCTTCACCCTGCGCGACCCGCCGCGGCGCGGGCAGAGCGCGGCGCCGGTCGCCTCCCGCGACGTGACCGCCTACTTCCTGGAGCACCGGACGCTGTTCATCCTGATGTTCCTGGGTTTTTCCGGCTTCGCCATTAGCAACTACGCCTTCACCGTCTGGGGCCCCACCTACTTCATGCGGGTGCACGAGATGAGCGTGGCGCGGGTCGGGCTGCTGATGGGCCTCGGCTACGCCATCTTCGGCACGATCGGCGTGCTGCTGGGCGGCGCCTGGGCCGATCGCGTACGCAAGGCCGGCGACCCGGTGGCTCCCATCTGGGTGGCCCTGTGGATCGCGGGGCTGCAGGCGCCGTTCTTCCTGGGCGCCTACCTGTCTCCCGACGCCACCGTCGCCCTGGTCCTGTTCTGCGCCGGCATGCTGACCGCCTGCATGATCGGCGGCCTGCAGGGGGCGATGGTGCAGGTGCTCACGCCCAACCGGATGCGGGGCCAGGCCGGGGCGGTCTACCTCACCGTGGTCAACGTCCTGGGCCTGGGCGTGGCGCCCACCGCCACGGCGGCCATGACCGACTATGTGTTCGGCGGGCCCGAGCACATCGGCAAGTCGCTGGCGGCCACCACCGCCGGCGCCCTGGGCCTGGCCGCGCTGCTGCTGGTCATCGGCATGCGCCTGGCCCGCGCCCGGGCCCGCGCCGTGGCGGACGAAGAGGCCAAGACGCTCTTCTAG
- a CDS encoding spinster family MFS transporter, with the protein MTLAKTQDRPASPPAGAYRAYLMVLLTSAYALNLLDRQILNVLAEPIKRDLHLADWQLGALTGLSFALLHSLAAVPIARLADRGDRVRIVGLAILAWSAFTAMSGAAANFVQLLLLRIGVGVGEAGCQPPAQSLIVDHYPPERRAGALGKFGLGKPVGAAVGLAAGGLLAEAVGWRWTLVIAGAPGLVIGLLVLLTLKDPRRAPAAVAPAVQRPLGAVLRELAGRRAFVLIMVGVGLLAFMSYGANAFAASFYLRVHGEDVARIGQALGVGPLAVIGLGMGLIGASAGALGSWFGGHVGDRWGARDPRAYAWIPAGGALLGALAYMAMFTVPSGAWSLALYAAPAFLNNLWNGPASLAVQNLAGERARATAIALVLFVGSALGMGFGPLTVGLMSDAFSASLGEAEGLRRAIVLCAAVDILACVSFLVAGRYLRQDLADAEAAEAQAIR; encoded by the coding sequence ATGACGCTTGCGAAGACGCAGGATCGGCCGGCCTCGCCGCCGGCGGGCGCCTACCGCGCCTACCTGATGGTGCTGCTGACCAGCGCCTATGCCCTGAACCTGCTCGACCGGCAGATCCTCAACGTCCTCGCCGAGCCCATCAAGCGCGACCTGCACCTGGCGGATTGGCAGCTTGGGGCGCTGACCGGCCTGTCGTTCGCCCTGCTGCACAGCCTGGCGGCGGTGCCCATCGCGCGGCTCGCCGACCGCGGGGACCGGGTGCGCATCGTCGGCCTGGCGATCCTCGCCTGGAGCGCCTTCACGGCGATGAGCGGGGCGGCCGCCAATTTCGTCCAGCTGCTGCTGCTGCGGATCGGCGTCGGGGTCGGTGAGGCGGGATGCCAGCCGCCCGCCCAGTCCCTGATCGTCGACCACTATCCGCCCGAGCGGCGGGCGGGCGCGCTCGGCAAGTTCGGGCTGGGCAAGCCGGTGGGCGCGGCCGTCGGCCTGGCCGCGGGCGGCCTCCTGGCCGAGGCGGTGGGCTGGCGCTGGACGCTGGTGATCGCCGGGGCTCCTGGGCTGGTGATCGGCCTCCTCGTGCTGCTGACGCTGAAGGACCCCCGCCGGGCCCCGGCCGCCGTCGCGCCGGCGGTCCAGCGGCCGCTCGGCGCCGTGCTCCGCGAGCTCGCCGGCCGACGCGCCTTCGTGCTGATCATGGTCGGCGTGGGCCTGCTGGCCTTCATGAGCTACGGCGCCAACGCCTTCGCCGCCTCCTTCTACCTGCGGGTCCACGGCGAAGACGTCGCGCGGATCGGCCAGGCGCTGGGCGTGGGGCCGCTGGCGGTGATCGGCCTGGGCATGGGCCTGATCGGGGCCAGCGCCGGCGCCCTCGGCAGCTGGTTCGGCGGCCATGTCGGCGACCGCTGGGGCGCCCGTGATCCGCGGGCCTACGCCTGGATCCCGGCTGGCGGCGCGCTGCTCGGCGCGCTGGCCTACATGGCGATGTTCACGGTCCCCAGCGGCGCGTGGTCCCTGGCGCTCTATGCGGCGCCGGCCTTCCTGAACAACCTCTGGAACGGGCCGGCCTCGCTGGCCGTCCAGAACCTGGCCGGCGAGCGTGCGAGGGCGACGGCCATCGCCCTGGTGCTGTTCGTGGGCAGCGCGCTGGGAATGGGGTTCGGCCCGCTCACGGTGGGCCTGATGAGCGACGCCTTCTCGGCGTCCCTGGGCGAGGCCGAGGGCCTCCGCCGCGCCATCGTGCTGTGCGCGGCCGTCGATATCCTGGCCTGCGTCAGCTTCCTCGTGGCGGGACGCTACCTGCGGCAGGATCTGGCGGATGCGGAGGCCGCGGAGGCCCAGGCGATCCGCTGA
- a CDS encoding nuclear transport factor 2 family protein, protein MVTREMIASALRRLNEAENNRPQSTVEETSARIDKLMAPDVHGWRNGVAVPDRATERAAERIGFGALEDYHRTIEHMIIEPPMASIGWTIRGSYKDHKVVAPGASIFEFGDDGLIRRYWMYTNPADFSYRADYAASLKT, encoded by the coding sequence ATGGTCACTCGGGAGATGATCGCCAGCGCTCTGCGGCGACTGAACGAGGCGGAGAACAACCGCCCCCAATCCACCGTCGAGGAGACGAGCGCCCGCATCGACAAGCTGATGGCGCCGGACGTCCACGGCTGGCGCAACGGCGTGGCGGTCCCCGACCGCGCGACCGAGCGGGCGGCCGAACGCATCGGCTTCGGGGCGCTGGAGGACTACCACCGCACCATCGAGCACATGATCATCGAACCGCCGATGGCCTCCATCGGCTGGACGATCCGCGGCTCGTACAAGGACCACAAGGTCGTCGCCCCCGGCGCCTCGATCTTCGAGTTCGGCGATGACGGCCTCATCCGCCGCTACTGGATGTACACCAACCCGGCCGACTTCTCGTACCGCGCCGACTACGCCGCGAGCCTCAAGACCTGA
- a CDS encoding alpha-ketoacid dehydrogenase subunit beta has translation MRNSTQKLTYLQAIIEAQREEMRRDERVILMGEDIAVYGAQTLFDEFDESRLRNTPISENSFTGVGVGAALTGLRPVVDLTIASFVYLASDQIINQAAKLRFMTGGQLKVPLVVRTNTFYNNSTAAQHADRPYPLFMNVPGLKVVAPATAADAKGLLKSAIRDDDPVIVFEDMNLWAKKGEVPVDDEFLVPIGKADIKRPGSDVTIVSIAGCLIAALAAAETLSQEGIEAEVIDLRTIAPMDRETILGSVARTGRLVIVDNSHKVGSVASEIAAVVVEEAFESLRKPIRRVATPSVQIPYNLNLEKQLYPNKDRVAEAVRSLL, from the coding sequence GTGCGCAACTCGACCCAGAAGCTCACCTACTTGCAGGCGATCATCGAGGCCCAGCGCGAGGAGATGCGGCGCGACGAGCGCGTGATCCTCATGGGCGAGGACATCGCCGTCTACGGCGCCCAGACGCTGTTCGACGAGTTCGACGAGAGCCGGCTGCGCAACACGCCCATCTCGGAGAACAGCTTCACCGGCGTCGGCGTCGGCGCGGCGCTGACGGGCCTGCGGCCGGTCGTGGACCTGACCATCGCCAGCTTCGTCTACCTGGCCTCCGACCAGATCATCAACCAGGCGGCCAAGCTGCGGTTCATGACCGGCGGCCAGCTGAAGGTGCCGCTCGTGGTGCGGACCAACACCTTCTACAACAACAGCACGGCCGCCCAGCACGCGGACCGCCCCTACCCCCTGTTCATGAACGTCCCCGGCCTGAAGGTCGTCGCGCCGGCCACGGCCGCCGACGCCAAGGGCCTGCTGAAGTCGGCCATCCGCGACGACGACCCGGTGATCGTCTTCGAGGACATGAACCTGTGGGCCAAGAAGGGCGAGGTGCCGGTCGACGACGAGTTCCTCGTGCCCATCGGCAAGGCCGACATCAAGCGGCCCGGCTCTGACGTGACGATCGTCTCGATCGCCGGCTGCCTGATCGCCGCCCTGGCCGCCGCCGAGACGCTGAGCCAGGAGGGGATCGAGGCCGAGGTGATCGACCTGCGGACGATCGCGCCGATGGACCGGGAGACCATCCTCGGCTCGGTGGCCCGCACCGGCCGGCTGGTGATCGTGGACAACTCCCACAAGGTGGGCAGCGTGGCCTCGGAGATCGCGGCTGTCGTCGTCGAGGAGGCCTTCGAGAGCCTGCGCAAGCCAATCCGGCGGGTGGCCACGCCCTCGGTGCAGATCCCCTACAACCTGAACCTGGAAAAGCAGCTCTATCCGAACAAGGACCGGGTCGCCGAGGCCGTCCGCAGCCTGCTGTAG
- a CDS encoding cupin domain-containing protein — MADEKPRFQVFRAATAPTLDESKVLRFEGLTPEISDGLKGAVAAGVRDGSFAKILINVPGFSLAYAWHKSDYPLPLHSHDVDCCYLVIAGELTVGTETLGKGDGFFVPAGSAYTFFTGAEGVEFIEFRHANSWNIVFKSKNPAAWAKIADKAAARREAWQDEAQPFGLVEPVAEGVGS, encoded by the coding sequence ATGGCCGACGAGAAGCCCAGGTTCCAGGTGTTTCGCGCCGCTACGGCGCCGACGCTCGACGAGTCCAAGGTGCTGCGCTTCGAGGGGCTCACCCCGGAGATCTCCGACGGGCTCAAGGGCGCCGTCGCGGCCGGGGTGAGGGACGGCAGCTTCGCCAAGATCCTCATCAACGTGCCCGGGTTCAGCCTGGCCTACGCCTGGCACAAGAGCGACTACCCCCTGCCGCTGCACAGCCACGACGTGGACTGCTGCTACCTCGTCATCGCCGGCGAACTCACGGTCGGGACCGAGACCCTCGGCAAGGGCGACGGCTTCTTCGTCCCGGCGGGGTCGGCCTACACCTTTTTCACCGGGGCTGAGGGCGTGGAGTTCATCGAGTTCCGCCACGCCAATTCCTGGAACATCGTCTTCAAGTCGAAGAACCCGGCCGCCTGGGCGAAGATCGCCGACAAGGCCGCCGCCCGGCGCGAAGCGTGGCAGGACGAGGCCCAGCCCTTCGGCCTGGTGGAGCCGGTCGCCGAAGGCGTGGGTTCCTAG
- a CDS encoding CaiB/BaiF CoA transferase family protein: MAAQQGQGAGRALEGVTVIDLTHMLSGPYATMLMADLGARTIKVEPPGAGEGTRKLLRDTPEYARDGMGAYFLTLCRNKESVALDLKSAAGREVFYELVKHADVVVSNFGVGVLERLEIDHAVLVRHNPRIITCAISGFGETGPARNRPAFDLVAQGMGGGMSLTGHPHDEPLRAGIPIGDLGGGLFGVIGILSALQARERTGVGQHVDISMFDCQLSLLNYMATMSLMSGKSTARAGNGHFVHVPYNTFRTKTRHLIIAVITDGFWRSLVDLLDDEELRRPEFDHQPGRLAEKAYIEARVQAAFERETCEYWLERLAQVRIPAAPVNDIAHAFADEQAIARNMRVRVPLPGGGEIEQPGNPVKLSETAAEVYTPPPRLGEHTASVLETLAGVGAERLKDLAEAGVVQLG, translated from the coding sequence ATGGCGGCGCAGCAGGGTCAGGGCGCGGGCCGCGCCTTGGAGGGCGTGACGGTCATCGACCTCACCCACATGCTCTCCGGCCCCTACGCCACCATGCTGATGGCCGACCTGGGCGCCCGGACCATCAAGGTCGAGCCGCCGGGCGCCGGGGAAGGCACCCGCAAGCTGCTGCGCGACACGCCCGAGTACGCCCGGGACGGCATGGGCGCCTACTTCCTGACCCTGTGCCGCAACAAGGAGAGCGTCGCGCTGGACCTGAAGTCGGCGGCCGGCCGCGAGGTCTTCTACGAGCTCGTGAAGCACGCCGACGTGGTGGTCTCGAACTTCGGGGTCGGCGTCCTCGAGCGGCTGGAGATCGATCACGCCGTCCTCGTGCGGCACAATCCCCGGATCATCACCTGCGCCATCTCCGGGTTCGGCGAGACCGGCCCGGCCCGCAACCGACCGGCCTTCGACCTCGTCGCCCAGGGCATGGGCGGGGGCATGTCCCTGACCGGCCACCCGCACGACGAGCCGCTGCGCGCCGGCATCCCCATCGGCGACCTCGGCGGCGGCCTGTTCGGCGTGATCGGGATCCTGTCCGCGCTGCAGGCGCGCGAGCGCACCGGCGTCGGCCAGCATGTCGACATCTCGATGTTCGACTGCCAGCTCTCGCTGCTGAACTACATGGCCACCATGTCGCTGATGTCGGGCAAGTCGACCGCCCGCGCCGGCAACGGCCACTTCGTCCACGTGCCCTACAACACCTTCCGGACGAAGACCCGCCACCTGATCATCGCGGTCATCACCGACGGCTTCTGGCGCAGTCTGGTGGACCTGCTGGACGACGAGGAGCTGCGCCGGCCCGAGTTCGACCACCAGCCGGGACGTCTGGCCGAGAAGGCCTACATCGAGGCGCGCGTGCAGGCCGCCTTCGAGCGCGAGACGTGCGAGTACTGGCTGGAGCGGCTGGCGCAGGTGCGCATTCCCGCCGCGCCGGTGAACGACATCGCCCACGCCTTCGCCGACGAGCAGGCGATCGCGCGCAACATGCGCGTCCGCGTCCCCCTGCCGGGCGGCGGAGAGATCGAGCAGCCGGGCAACCCGGTGAAGCTCTCGGAGACCGCGGCCGAGGTCTACACCCCGCCCCCGCGCCTGGGCGAGCACACCGCCTCGGTTCTCGAGACGCTCGCCGGCGTCGGCGCCGAGCGCCTCAAGGACCTCGCCGAAGCCGGCGTCGTGCAGTTGGGCTAG
- a CDS encoding TA system antitoxin ParD family protein translates to MASSFATVKLNTRLVDAAREEAELFHRSLSGQIEHWATLGRALETAQGVSLDRVRAALAGGLKIEDLSDVEQDAFFANLGEAFDNPAPDLKAGYAALGRQTKAARRKSSGRKSSGAKGRNAA, encoded by the coding sequence ATGGCCTCGTCATTCGCCACCGTGAAGCTGAACACCCGGCTCGTCGACGCCGCGCGAGAGGAAGCCGAGCTCTTTCACCGCTCCCTCTCGGGCCAGATCGAGCATTGGGCCACGCTCGGCCGGGCGCTGGAGACGGCGCAGGGGGTTTCGCTGGACCGGGTCCGCGCGGCCCTGGCCGGCGGCCTGAAGATCGAGGACCTGTCGGATGTGGAGCAGGACGCGTTCTTCGCGAACCTCGGCGAGGCGTTCGACAATCCGGCGCCGGACCTGAAGGCCGGCTACGCCGCGCTTGGCAGGCAGACCAAGGCGGCCAGGCGCAAGTCCTCCGGGCGCAAGTCCTCCGGGGCCAAGGGGCGCAACGCGGCCTAG
- a CDS encoding biotin/lipoyl-containing protein — MAVSVLFPKSGMGITEGTIVKWLKAVGDRVEQSEIIAEIETAKTVLEIEAPVAGALASIRFQEGDEVEVEAEIATIEEG, encoded by the coding sequence ATGGCAGTCAGCGTGCTTTTTCCCAAGAGCGGGATGGGCATCACCGAAGGCACGATCGTGAAATGGCTTAAGGCCGTCGGCGACCGCGTCGAGCAGTCCGAGATCATCGCCGAGATCGAGACGGCCAAGACCGTGCTCGAGATCGAGGCGCCGGTGGCCGGCGCGCTGGCGAGCATCCGCTTCCAGGAGGGCGACGAGGTCGAGGTCGAGGCCGAGATCGCCACGATCGAGGAAGGCTGA
- a CDS encoding thiamine pyrophosphate-dependent dehydrogenase E1 component subunit alpha translates to MALEAAQQLDLFARMLRIRRFEEALIAHRPVGHLSIGQEAAIAGACLALRDDDYVTGTHRSHGHPIGKGAEIAPLMAEIFGKRTGICRGLGGSMHLTDTSRGLIGESAIVGGGLPLATGAGLSIQVRKTDQVSLCFFGDGAANQGTFGESLNMAAVWKLPVIYFCENNGYAVTTPVEKSHGQPDIARRANGYGMPGVIVDGQDAEAVYDVTRAAVTRARSGAGPTLIEAKTYRFDEHSNRLAIPIRYRSEEEIEHHRTQRDPITLYRAVLVSRGLQADVEAIEAEVAETMAAAVEFAKESPEPELQDLLDCMYSLPIHFPPRGEGVF, encoded by the coding sequence ATGGCGCTCGAGGCGGCCCAGCAGCTGGACCTGTTCGCTCGGATGCTCCGCATCCGACGGTTCGAGGAAGCGCTCATCGCGCATCGGCCGGTGGGGCACCTCAGCATCGGACAGGAAGCGGCCATTGCGGGCGCCTGCCTGGCGCTGCGCGACGACGACTACGTCACCGGCACCCACCGCTCCCACGGCCATCCGATCGGCAAGGGCGCCGAGATCGCCCCGCTGATGGCCGAGATCTTCGGCAAGCGCACCGGCATCTGCCGGGGGCTCGGCGGGTCCATGCACCTGACCGACACCAGCCGCGGCCTGATCGGCGAATCCGCCATCGTCGGCGGCGGCCTGCCGCTGGCCACCGGCGCGGGCCTGAGCATCCAGGTCCGCAAGACCGACCAGGTGAGCCTCTGCTTCTTCGGCGACGGCGCGGCCAACCAGGGCACCTTCGGCGAGAGCCTGAACATGGCCGCCGTCTGGAAGCTGCCGGTCATCTACTTCTGCGAGAACAACGGCTACGCGGTCACGACGCCCGTCGAGAAGTCGCACGGCCAGCCCGACATCGCCCGCCGGGCGAACGGCTACGGCATGCCCGGCGTGATCGTGGACGGCCAGGACGCCGAGGCGGTCTACGACGTGACCCGCGCGGCCGTCACGAGGGCGCGTTCGGGCGCCGGCCCCACCCTCATCGAGGCCAAGACCTATCGCTTCGACGAACACTCCAACCGCCTGGCGATCCCCATCCGCTATCGCAGCGAGGAGGAGATCGAGCACCACCGGACCCAGCGCGACCCCATCACGCTCTATCGCGCGGTGCTGGTCTCGCGCGGGCTGCAGGCCGACGTGGAGGCGATCGAGGCCGAGGTCGCCGAGACCATGGCCGCGGCCGTCGAGTTCGCCAAGGAGAGCCCCGAGCCCGAACTGCAGGACCTGCTGGACTGCATGTACAGCCTTCCCATCCATTTTCCGCCGCGCGGCGAAGGGGTCTTCTGA
- a CDS encoding AAA family ATPase: MAAPLFHVIAGPNGAGKTTFYEQWLRIRSAAEFVNPDLLARAALGRWSRTREDAQLGQDLAQARRQALMAAGESLVTESTFSHPSKLELLAEAKRAGYRVAVYHLSVSDADFAVERVAVRTALGGHPVPEANIRGRYARNGPLIRLAVLAADFGLVFDNSVDGQPPRQLATFASGVATRAAADLPGWAEALYGDDVEAVRLPAAPGRP, from the coding sequence GTGGCCGCCCCGCTCTTCCACGTCATCGCCGGGCCGAACGGCGCCGGCAAGACGACCTTCTACGAGCAATGGCTGCGGATCCGGAGCGCGGCCGAATTCGTGAATCCCGACCTGCTCGCCCGCGCCGCCCTCGGCCGTTGGTCGCGCACGCGTGAGGACGCCCAGCTCGGGCAGGACCTTGCCCAGGCGCGGCGGCAGGCCCTGATGGCCGCGGGCGAGAGCCTGGTGACGGAAAGCACCTTCTCCCACCCCTCCAAGCTCGAGCTGCTGGCCGAGGCGAAGCGCGCGGGTTACCGGGTCGCGGTCTATCACCTCAGCGTCAGCGACGCGGACTTCGCCGTCGAGCGGGTCGCGGTCCGCACCGCGCTCGGGGGACATCCCGTTCCGGAGGCGAACATCCGCGGGCGCTACGCACGCAACGGCCCGCTCATCCGGTTGGCCGTCCTTGCGGCCGACTTTGGCCTGGTCTTCGACAACAGCGTCGATGGCCAGCCGCCCCGACAGCTGGCGACGTTCGCCTCCGGCGTCGCCACGCGCGCGGCGGCGGACCTGCCCGGCTGGGCGGAGGCGCTTTACGGGGACGATGTGGAGGCCGTGCGGCTGCCGGCCGCGCCGGGTAGACCCTGA
- a CDS encoding GlcG/HbpS family heme-binding protein, with protein sequence MTLTIPHASISQAAADRLIEAATAKAAEMGLSMVIAVVDDAGVMKAFRRMDGAPLLSVEIAKDKAYTAAAYKIPTHAWFDFIKSDPPLLHGIVHTNRLVVFGGGYPVEVDGQVVGGIGVSGGHYSQDQEVAEAALAALK encoded by the coding sequence ATGACCCTAACCATCCCCCACGCCAGCATCTCGCAGGCCGCCGCCGACAGGCTGATCGAGGCCGCCACCGCCAAGGCCGCCGAGATGGGCCTTTCCATGGTCATCGCCGTGGTCGATGACGCCGGCGTGATGAAGGCCTTCCGGCGCATGGACGGCGCCCCGCTGCTCAGCGTCGAGATCGCCAAGGACAAGGCCTACACCGCCGCCGCCTACAAGATCCCGACCCACGCCTGGTTCGACTTCATCAAGTCCGACCCGCCGCTGCTGCACGGCATCGTCCACACCAACCGCCTGGTGGTGTTCGGCGGCGGCTATCCGGTGGAGGTCGACGGCCAGGTGGTCGGCGGCATCGGGGTCAGCGGCGGCCACTACAGCCAGGACCAGGAAGTGGCGGAAGCCGCCCTCGCCGCCCTGAAGTAG